CAGGAATAAAGTGTTTTAATATATGAAAGCTTATAATTAATTCTTTGTGTTTTTCTATTAGATCTCTCTTCTTCGCTAAGACAAAGTATAATTCCGCTAACATATTCTGAACTTTTCTTATAGGGATATACTCAATCTCTGCAATATATTCTCCACTATAACCGAAATGTTCTGTAAGCAAATTAAATCTGAACTCCTGTAATTGAAGATATTTGAAATCCTCTATTGATAATATTTCTTTATATTTATCTTTCAACTCAAAATCAATTATCTCTATGAAGTGCAATTCTGTTAAGCTCATTTTAAATGGAATATATTTTTCTAAATAATCATATTTGAATCCCTGACCAACTAATAATTTTTCATCGTATTGGTATATAACTCTAATATTTGTACTTGCAATTTTTTCTGATATAGCAAATATCTCTTTAACAACTTCTTTATTTTCAATTCTATCCATGTCCTCATAGATTATTAAAACTTTTTTATCTAATTTCTTAGTTTCTTTCATAAATGCTTTTAAAGTTTCTGCTTGGGAATCACTATTTTTAAAAACAAGATTTAATATACTTTGTATTTCCGTTAGAAAAGAAGCTGATGAAACATCTTTTTTTAATTTATTCGCGTATTCAGGAATAATCCTTCTATTATATAATAACTCTTCAAAAGACTTGATTAACGTCAGCTGCATTTCATTCAAATTAGAAACCAACAAATCGACTTCGATAAACTCATAACTGTTTGACAAACGTTTTTTTAATTCACTTAATAGAAAAGTTTTTCCTGTACCCCACCTACCATTCAATCCAACGATTTGAAAAGTATCTATATAATATTCAAGCTGTTTTAGATCCTGTTCTCGTTTCATAATAATTTTACCGCCATCGTCTTCAGTAGGTTTAATTTCTAAGTAATCTAATAAAAAGTAAAATATTGTAATTATATGAAAGCATGCAATTATTAAAAAGTAAAATGCCTCTAAGCCGCTTTCAAAGACTATATTGTTTAATCTTTTTTCATTAATACAAAATATTATAAAGAATGTAATATTGACAACAAAAATCTTTTTTAAATACATTTTATTTTTAGCAATTGACAGATTTACTTTTATTAATATTAGTTGTGTACAAAAAATGGCAAAGTATATTATCCATTTAATCTCAATTGTGGACACGATTACAAATACTATTACAATTGATGCCATTAATAAATTAATTAATCCTCTATACACATGAATTCTCCTTATAAACTTCCAAAACAGCATAAGCAGCATCTGATCATTAAATCTAAATGATCTATCAATCAGTTATACGACACCATTTTATAAAGTATTAATTTGAAATTTTTCGTCTCTATGCTAAGTTAATTATATTAAATAACCCAAATTTCTAGTCACTTTACTATTATACCAGAGAAACCCAGTACAACATTTAAAAAAAGAAAGCTACTAAAATTATTTTATTTATAT
This window of the Sporosarcina ureae genome carries:
- a CDS encoding P-loop NTPase fold protein, with translation MYRGLINLLMASIVIVFVIVSTIEIKWIIYFAIFCTQLILIKVNLSIAKNKMYLKKIFVVNITFFIIFCINEKRLNNIVFESGLEAFYFLIIACFHIITIFYFLLDYLEIKPTEDDGGKIIMKREQDLKQLEYYIDTFQIVGLNGRWGTGKTFLLSELKKRLSNSYEFIEVDLLVSNLNEMQLTLIKSFEELLYNRRIIPEYANKLKKDVSSASFLTEIQSILNLVFKNSDSQAETLKAFMKETKKLDKKVLIIYEDMDRIENKEVVKEIFAISEKIASTNIRVIYQYDEKLLVGQGFKYDYLEKYIPFKMSLTELHFIEIIDFELKDKYKEILSIEDFKYLQLQEFRFNLLTEHFGYSGEYIAEIEYIPIRKVQNMLAELYFVLAKKRDLIEKHKELIISFHILKHFIPDQYEKLNIKQNFFEAMGFRFEGKYYTILELMSLDINDETLSLLDKIFQIEENREVYGILKLFNFELISNRSIKDVKRYEELKRTSKYKNDKMDRIIWKLLYEGKSVFTDYENAVKKMCEEVLDIHESEEQKIAFRNYKINFFHTNQMISDNSTIFKMGMNSFENIFEAFKVVQVSEEYRIKLNEFYFKYRNTIEIDISLIKCLNYLPLNSDKQYIQVIKYFNQLHPITNFNTSKDFFYFIQKYIKGLAQVKLFNSYDYYWNREIEEPYNFQKEIAFNKERLDHLITEVKRTIELYEDLSLNALVLILKEVETFIKKLLEIIEIPVEFQSESGPSISTEITSRYPNQEEYDRLKDLISTDLELEAFKEELVDSYKNNNISLYEITRLVKENKDFLI